A stretch of Cheilinus undulatus linkage group 20, ASM1832078v1, whole genome shotgun sequence DNA encodes these proteins:
- the cript gene encoding cysteine-rich PDZ-binding protein → MVCEKCEKKLGKVITPDTWKDGARNTTEGGGRKLNENKMLTSKKARFDPYSKTGFAICRICKSSVHQPGSHYCQGCAYKKGICAMCGKKVLDTKNYKQTSV, encoded by the exons ATGGTTTGTGAAAAGT GCGAGAAGAAACTGGGTAAAGTCATCACACCTGACACCTGGAAGGATGGAGCACGGAATACGACAG AGGGAGGCGGACGTAAgctgaatgaaaacaagatGCTTACTTCAAAGAAAGCCAG ATTTGATCCCTACAGCAAGACAGGATTTGCTATCTGCAGGATCTGCAAAAGCTCAGTTCATCAGCCTGGATCACACTACTGTCAGGGCTGTGCATACAAGAAAG GAATCTGTGCAATGTGTGGAAAGAAGGTTTTGGACACCAAGAACTACAAACAGACGTCAGTGtga